Within Deltaproteobacteria bacterium, the genomic segment ACGGTTCAGATGCCGGGAGGAGTCGCAGTGGCAACCATGGCAATAGGCAGGAGTGGTGCGAGAAATGCGGGCATCATGGCGGCGCAGATTCTCTCGTTGAAGTATCCCTGGATCCGGACGAGATTGCAAAGGTACAGGAACAGAATGAAGAGGGATGTCGAGAACAAGGACAAGGCTCTTGGAAAGGCGGAGAAGTGACCCCCTCTCGTATCCTGAGGTTGAGCCACCTTCACACCGATGCATGGCCAATGGAGGAGATAGCGAGGCTCCTCCGAAAGGGTGGGATAATCGCCTATCCGACTGAAACGGTCTACGGGCTGGGTGTGGATGCCTTCAACGAAGCGGCGGTGGGAAGACTTTTCGAGCTGAAGTCGAGAGCCCCCAAGAAACCGGTCTCCGTGCTTGTGAGAGATCAGGATATGCTCGATCTGGTGGTGTCCGGTGTCCCGCCCATGGCCAGACCTTTCATGGAAGAGTTTTGGCCCGGGGCTCTTACGATCGTTTTCCCAGCTTCAGACCTCGTTCCCTCGGTCCTTACAGGGCAGACCGGAACCATCGGAGTGAGAATCTCCCCCCATCCCTTTGTCAGGGGTCTC encodes:
- a CDS encoding threonylcarbamoyl-AMP synthase, which codes for MEEIARLLRKGGIIAYPTETVYGLGVDAFNEAAVGRLFELKSRAPKKPVSVLVRDQDMLDLVVSGVPPMARPFMEEFWPGALTIVFPASDLVPSVLTGQTGTIGVRISPHPFVRGLFQVFDSPLTSTSANISGGRSLMEPEDIVRTFGGRIDLVIDMPGSMEGRSSTLLDVTGERPRIIRRGAVEIDGI